Within the Streptosporangium album genome, the region TCGGCGAGCGTGAGCCCTTCGCGGAGGCCGATCTCACCCTTGCGGGCTCGGTGGTAAGGGCTCTGCGGGTCGGGTACGACGGCGATCAGGCGGGCGGTGTCGCCGCCCAGCGTGGCGTCTGCCGTGATCACAGACGGGACCACGTTGCTTACGTCGCCGTCGGCGAGCGCTTGTGTCCAGTTCTGGCCGCGACTCATCGCCTGTCTCCCTTCGGCGGTACGGCCTTCGCCCAGAGCGCCGCGAGGTCGGTCGGCTGCGGCGGATTGGCCGGGTCGACGGCTTCGAGGCGGGCCCGCAGCTCGCCGATTCGCTGGGAGCGGTGTTTGTCGGGCACGCCGTGTCCTACGGCGTCGATCACGGCGGATCGCACGGCGGTGACGTCGTCGAGGACGAGCACGTCGGCCAGAGCGGTCTTGGTGCGCTGCGTGCCGCCATCGATCGACCAGATCAGCGTGTGGTCGGAGGCGTCGAACTCGGCGAGGCCGGCCTCGGACTCGATCACTTCGGGACCGTCGAGTCCGAGACGGCTTTCTCTGGTCATGATCAGTCTGGTGCACAGCCCGGCGGCGATGCTCATGCCGCCGAAGCAGCCCAGCGTTCCGGCGATGACGCCGATGACGGGCTGAAGGGCGCGCAACTCCAGCAGCGCGGAGCACACCTCCGCGATCGTGGCCAGGCCCAGATTGGCCTCCTGCAGGCGTACGCCTCCGGTCTCCAACAGCAGGACCGCGACCGTCGGGGTGCCGTTGCGGTTGTCACTGGCGGCCAGGGACAGTGCGGCAGCGATCTTCGCGCCGGAGACCTCACCGATGCCACCGCCCTGAAAAGCCTGTTCGATGGCGATCACGACCGCGGGTCGCCGGTCGAGCTCTCCCTTGACCACGACAACGCCGTCATCGGACTCCGGGACGATGCCCTGGGGTTCCAGCCAGGGCGACTCGATCCGGTCGAAGGGACCACACAGCTCGCGAGCGGTGCCGTTGTCGGGCAGCGCGGTGGCGCGCGCTCGGGCGCCCAGCTCTATGAAGCTGGTGCGGGCGAGCAGCGCGGTCCAGTCCGTGTGCGTGTCCTCTGGATTCGCTGCGGAGGTCATGTCTTACTCTCCTCGATGGCTTGCCGCAGGCGCAGGGTGACCACGCCGGGTGTTGCTCCGAAGTCGTTGAGTTCGAAGCTTCCGGCGACACCGTGGCGGGCGAAGAACCGCTCCAACACGGCTCGCCACACCGTGTCGAATCCGTCAACGCTGGTGCGTACGCGCACTCGGGCGATGCCGGTCGACTCCGGGGTCATCAAGACCTCCAGATCCCCTGAGCCGACCACCCCGACGTGCGCTTGCCGGCCAGACAGCCGGCCGGCGGCGAACTCGTAGTTCAGCGTTTGCACGCGAGCACCTTCCGTTCGGCTCGGGCAACGTGCTCTGGCCACGGCACCATGTCGAGGAAGAGCGCGGCGGACAGCAGGTCGGCGCTCCCGCCCGGCGACAACCGCCGTGCTTGGAGCCGCTCGTCCAGCTCGATGAGGGTGGCATGGCCGGAGTCCGTACCTGCGCCCCCCTCGGCCAGGACACGCTCGGCACCGGACCGTACGATGCGCAGGCCTTCAAGGCCGCCACGGTGCAGGACGCAGGTGTCGTCCAGAAGGCTCATCACCTCCAGCAACGTGTCCAACCGGGCCACCTCTTCGGCAAGCCCGGCCGTCCTGGCCCGGCGCAGCCGCGGTAAGGCGACCTCGACGACGTGGGGGAAGGCGGCCTCGGCCTCGCTGCGAGCACCGCGCACCCCATATCGCTGCCGGGCCCGCTCGCCATGGGAGACCACCCCTGGTGGGACGTGCCGGTCGGGAAGGGTGGCCAGCCGAGCCGCGTGGCGGGCGGCCTCCCGCTCGTCGTCGGCGTCGGCGGCGGCGGCGACCAGCAGCCCGAGCGTCCACAGCGCCCCGCGGTGCGTGTTCACCCCCCGTGTGATCCGCAGCATGGTCGCCTCGCCCACGCGGCCGAGACGGCCCAACTCTTCTCGAAGCTCGACCCCGACGGCCATTCGCCCCGCCACGTCGGCGATGGACCAGAACGTGGGGCGTAGCGCCTCGGCCGAAGCCAGGAGAAGCGGCAGATCCATGTCGTCGTGTGCGCCGCCTCCACGGCGGTCGACCAGGCCAGGCTTGGGGCTCAGCTGTGCCTCCTCGCGGAGCGCCCGGACGGCCATGTCGGCGAGCAGGGCCGCCGACAGCTTCGACCTTCGTGCCCTTGCCGGAGGTCCGGTACTTATGACGATCATCGGCGGATCACCAGGTCCGGAACTGGGCGGGCGGATCGTACAAGCCTCCGGACCAGGCGACGAGATCTTCGATGCTGCGGGCCGCCAGCAAGGAGCGGTCCGCCTTGCGGACGTCGACCTTGAGGTCCTCGGGCAGTGCGACCAAACCTTCGCGGCGCAGCTTTTCCACGCGCCGCTCGTCCATGTTACGGCCAACCGGGGTGGCGCCTGCGACCGCGGCCACCGCGTCACGCCGATCGGCCAGGCTGGTGGCCTTGTAGAGATAGGCCACTCCCTCTTCGGTCACCACGTGGCTGACATCGTCACCGTAGATCATGATCGGTGGGATGGGCATGCCGGCGTCCTTGCCCACCTGGACGGCGTCCAGTGACTCCACGAACGCCGGAGCGCCGCCGGAGCGGAAGGTCTGCGTGATCTGCACCACGAGTTTGCGTCCCCGCAGCGCGGGGGCCTCGCCGGTCAGCAGGCTCAGCCATGCGGGGGAGGCGTGCCTGCGGCCGTGTGGATCGTGTCCCATGTTGGGCGCTCCACCGAAACCGGCCAGGCGGCCCTCGGTAACCGTCGAGGAGTTCGCGCAGGCGTCGATCTGCAGCGACGACCCGATGAACATGTCCACGGCGTACTGGCCCGCGAGCTGGCAGAGCACCCGGTTCGATCGAAGCGATCCGTCGCCACCGGTGAAGAACACGTCCGGGCGGGCGGCGACGTAGCGCTCCGTGCCGGGTTCCCCGCCGAAGCAGTGCACCGACTCAACCCAGCCGCTCTCGATGGCGGGAATGAGCGTCGGATGCGGGTTGAGCGTCCAGTGCTTGCAGATCTTCCCGCGCAGGCCCAGTTCCTCACCGTAGGTGGGCAGGATGAGTTCGATCGTCGCGGTGTCGAAGCCGATCCCGTGATTCAGCGTGGTCACCCCGTGCCGCTCGTAGATCCCGCGCAGTGCCATCATGGCCATCAAAATCTCCACCTGGCCGATGTGGCGGGGATCCCGGGTGAACAGCGGCTTCAGCGCGAACGGCTGGGGACTCTCCACGATCAGGTCCACCCAGTCGCCGGGGATGTCCACCCGGGGAACCTTGTCCACCAGTTCGTTGACCTGGACCAGTACCACACCGTCGTGGAATGCGGCCGCCTCGGCGATGGTCGGAGTGTCTTCCGTGTTGGGGCCGGTGTACAGGTTTCCCTCGCGGTCGGCCTGCTCGGCGCAGAGCAGCACGACGTCCGGAATGAGGTCGACGAACATCCGCGCGTACAACTCGACATAGGTGTGAATCGCTCCGATCTCGACCTTGCCATCGGCAAGCAACTGCGCCATGCGCACGCTTTGCTCACCGGCGTAGGCGAAATCGAGACGGCGGGCCACGCCGCGCTCGAAAACGTCCAAATGCTCACGCAGGCTGATCGAGGAAATCAACATATGCAGGTCATGCACCACATTCGGATCACATCCGGCCAACGCCCCGGCGAGGAAATCCGCCTGTTTCTGGTTGTCGCCCTCCAGGGCCACCCGGTCGCCCGGATGGAGTAACACCTGCAGGGCATCACGCATCCGTCCGGCGTCCAGCACTCGGCCCGAGGCGAAGGACCGCACCGCCTCCAACCGCTCCCGCTTCGCAGTCCGCCGCTGCGTCCAGTCCCGGGTGACCGCCTCCCCGAATGCCATCGCCTGCCCCCGATTACGTGCGTTCACTGAGGTCAGGATTCCTGGAAATATGGGGAAATTAACTCAAACAGAGCTAAAATAGTGCAGCGGGTAGTCGGGGTCTGAGAACAACGGACGCCAAAGCGGCGACAAAAAATTCCGTTTGCCGGGTGTCGCCGCCATGGGCGGCCCGCCCGTGGCGATGCTCCACGTCTATCTCGACGAGCTTGCGGTCCAGCGTCGAGCCGACGGTGGTCCGCACCGGGTAGGGGCTGGGCAGCGCTTGTTCGTAGACGGCGTTGTAGGCGTCGTAGTCGCGGTGCAGGTCGGCGAGGTGCGTTGTCACCTTAACGACGTCGGAGAAATCGAGGCCTTGCGCGGCGAGCAGGGCGCTGAGGTTTCGCAGTACCTGTTGTGTCTGCTCGGTGATGGTGTCACCGACGACCTCCCCGGTGGCGGGGTCGTGCGGTCCCGTGCCGGCGGTGTAGAGAAACCCGTTGGCGATGATGGCCTGCGAGTACGCGCCCCCTGGCGCGGGTGCGCCGCTGGTGCGGATCTGTTCTCTAGTCATGGCTTCCTGTCCAGAAAGGGTGGACATCACTATCGTGAGCTGGGCCGCCTATCGTACGGAGCAGATTGCGGATCCGATTACCGACGTCACCGTATCTGGATGCGATATCAAGGTCAGGTGGGAGCCGCCGTGGAACTCGGTGATTTTCGAGTGCGCCCGGTGGGCCATGGACAGCTCTGAGGACGGGGTGATGATCCGGTCGCCGGTGCTGATGAAGTACCAGGAGGGGATCGTCTTCCACGCTGCGGCCTTCGACGGTGTCGTGAACGCGCTGGTCGAGGCGGGTCGCTGAGAGGCCCACAGGCGGATGGCGGTGTTCTGGGGTAGGTCCGAGGCAAATGAACGGACAAAGGTGTTCTGCTTGAGGTAGAGGTCTGTCGCTCCCTTGGGTGCTCCCGGGTAGGGCACCATGTCGTAGAGGGACTGAGGATTTTTGTTGAGGGCGGAGTCGGAGCCGCTGAGCCGGCCGGTGGTCTCACCGACATCGGGCGCCGCAGCGTCGACGTACACGAGGGCCTTGACGTTCGGAATGCCCGCAGCGGCGTTCGTGATCACAGAGCCTCCGTAGGAGTGTCCGGCGAGCACGATCGGGCCGGAAATGGTCTTCAGGAAGTCGGCGACGGACGCAGCGTCGGTGGTGAGGTTCCGGAGCGGATTCGCTATGGCCCGCACGACATAACCTGCTCGTTGCAGAGAGTCCACCTCGCCGTTCCAGCTCGAAGTGTCGGCCCAGGCGCCGTGCACCAGGACGACCGTGGGCTTGGAGCGGCCCGGCGATTGACAGGGCAACGGCCGGCTCGTGAGTGTGGATGACGCACGCGTCGCCGTAGCCGCCGGGGCGTTGGTCATCGACAACGCCACCGCCGACGTGGCGATCACTACTGCGGGTGCGATCACCTTGAGCCGTCGCCCGGTGTGTGCAGGTTTCATCGAAAACCTCCAGCGTGGAGACCCCGGGCTTTGGCCCTGGGGAGGAAACGCGGCACGGTGCCGCACGGTTTAAATCGAACATGCGCGCGATTTTTAGCTGATCGTTCGGTACGATGCGAGGCGTGGCGCAGATCGTGAAGCGGGCGTTCAAGTTCCGCTTCTACCCGACCCCCGAGCAGGCTGATGAGCTTGCCCGGACGTTCGGCTGCGTCCGCCTCGTCTACAACAAGGCCCTGCAGGAGCGGACCCGCGCCTACCGGTCGGAAGGCCGCAAGGTCTCCTACGTGGAATCGTCGGCCGCGCTGACGGAGTGGAAACGCACCGAGGAGCTGGATTTCCTGGCCGAGGTGTCGTCGGTGCCGTTGCAGCAGGCGTTGCGGCACCTGCAGACGGCGTTTGCGAACTTCTTCGCCCAGCGGGCCGGGTACCCGGCGTTCAAGTCCCGGAAGAAGTCCCGGCTGTCGGCCGAGTACACCCGCTCGGCGTTCCGCTACCACGACGGGCGGCTCACCCTGGCGAAGATGGACGCCCCGCTGAACATCGTGTGGTCGCGCCCGCTGCCCGAGGGGGCCGATCCGTCCACGGTGACCGTGTCGAAGGACGCGGCCGGGCGCTGGTCGGTGTCGATCCTGTGTGAGGACACCGTCCGGCCTCTGGACCCGACCTCGGACATGGTCGGGGTGGACGCCGGGATCACCGCGCTGGTCACCCTGTCGCGTCCGATTCCGGGCGTGACCGACGACGACGGCAAGGTCACCAACCCCCGCCACGAACGCGCCGACCGCAGGAGACTCGCCCGCGCGCAGCGGATACCGGCCCGCAAGGAGAAGGGGTCGGCGAATCGGGACAGGGCGAGGGTGAAGGTCGCCCGGGTGCATGCCCGGATCACCGACCGTCGCCGCGATGTCCTGCACAAGCTCACCACCGCGATCGTCCGCGAGAACCAAGTGGTCGTGATCGAGGATCTCACCGTGCGTAACCTGGTGAAAAACCACAGCCTGGCCCGCGCGATCTCCGATGCGAGCTGGCGGCAGATGCGCACCATGCTGGAGTACAAGGCGCAGTGGTACGGGCGGGAGCTGCTGGTGGTGGACCGGTGGTTTCCCTCCTCGAAGCTGTGCTCGGCGTGCGGCGCGCTCCAGCGGTTCATGCCGCTGAACGTCCGCGACTGGGTGTGCGCCTGTGGCGTGGTCCATGACCGTGATGTGAACGCCGCGAAGAACATCCTCGCCGCCGGGCTGGCGGAGAGGTGAAACGCCTGTGGAGCCGGTGTAAGACCTCAAGGGCGCAGGCCCGGCGGGCGACTGGCGGTGAAGCAGGAAACTCCACCCGTGAGGGTGGGAATCCTCCGGCTTCAGCCGTGGGGAGGAAGTCAATTCTTCTCCTTTGGTCTGACAGGTGCTCTTCAGATCTCCGGTGAGTGGGGATGGCTGGGCCGGACCGGTTGCTCATAGCGGGCCGGCAGGATCGGGAAACGGAGGCCGAGGACGAGAGGAGCCTCGAGTTGGAGATGTTTGAGTGGTTCCTGCTTGCGGCCAGCGGCTCTCGTCGCGGGTCTCACCTTCGAGTTTCCTCTCCAGAAAGTCGTAATCCTCCATACTGGGGGTATTAGCCAGCCGAAATCGTCGGCCTGCTTGGTGCCGTCGGCGATCCGGGCATGCCGGACCAGGTGCCGCTCCGGCTGTGAGGTCGCCCATCGCCGATCTGTGGGCGCGTTATGGCGCAGATGAGCCGGGAGCCGGCACTGGAGGTCGAAGGGGATGGCAGGGAGACCGGGCTCGGTCGGCAGCGCTTCACGCGCCGTGGCAATCGCCAACGGGGGCCGGACTTTGAGCCGGAGCCACTTTTGCACAGCCATGAACAGGCCGGTAGCACCGGGGTATCACAACGCAGAGTAGTCTTCCATGCATATGGTGCGTGGACGCGCCTCCGCCGGGCCCGGGCCAAATCGGGACGGCGCCGACGACCTCGGCGCATGGTTGGTCTCGAATACGAGACACATGAGGAGGGGGCCGCGATGACGGAGTCCGGCCAAGGGGCGGTTCCGCAGGCGGTGCTGAGCCCGCTGACGAGGGCGGCGATCTTCCTGGTGATGACGGTCGATCCGGGCGGTGAGTCCGTCGCGCGGGAGTTGCTGTCCAACGTGTCGGGGTTGCAGCGGGCCGTAGGTTTCCGGGTGCCGGAGGGCAGGCTGAGCTGTGTCGCCGCGATCGGGTCGCAGGCCTGGGACCGGCTGTTCAGCGGGCCGCGTCCGGCCGAGCTGCATCCTTTCCGTGAACTGGTCGGTCCCGTGCACCGGGCGGTGTCCACGCCCGGTGACCTGCTGTTCCACATCCGGGCACAGCGGCTGGACCTGTGCTTCGGGCTGGCCTCGGAGATCATGGAGCGGCTGTACGGCGCGGTGACGGTCCAAGACGAGGTGCATGGATTCAAGTACTTCGACGTACGAGACCTGCTCGGTTTCGTCGACGGAACCGAGAACCCGGTCGGCCCGGCGGCGAACGCGGCGGTCCTGATCGGCGGCGAGGACCCCGGCTTCGCCGGTGGCAGCTACGTGATCGTGCAGAAGTACCTGCACGATCTGCGGGCGTGGAACGCCTTGTCCGTCGAAGCCCAGGAGAGGGTGATCGGACGCACGAAGCTGTCCGATATCGAACTGGACGACGCCGTCAAACCGGCCGACTCGCACGTCGCGCTGACCACGATCGTCGACCCCGATGGCACCGAGCGGCAGATCTTGCGGGACAACATGCCCTTCGGCGCTGTCGGGCGCGGTGAGTTCGGCACGTACTTCATCGGCTACGCGCGCACACCGGCGGTCACCGAGCGGATGCTGGAGCGGATGTTCCTGGGTGATCCGCCGGCGAGCCACGACCGGATCCTGGACTTTTCCATCCCCGTGACCGGCACCTTGTTCTTCGTCCCGGACGCCGACTTCCTCGACGACCTGCCTGACCCGCCAGGCGCCACGGCCGAGTCCACGAGCGGAGCCGACACGGCAGCCGACACCCGGGCCCCGTCTGAGGGTTCCCTGAGGATCGGCGATCTGAAAGGGAGCACCGCCCGATGAACAACCTGCACCGCGAACTGGCGCCGATCTCCGCTGCCGCGTGGGCCGACCTTGAGAAAGAGGCCCGGCGCACCTTCGAGCGCCACGTGGCCGGCCGCCGCATCGTCGACGTTCCCGCCCCTGGAGGCGCCCAGCTGTCGTCGGTCGCGACCGGGCACCTGGAGGCGGTCACCGCTCCCGCCGAGGGCGTCGTCGCCCGCACGCGCCGCCTTCAGCCCATCGTCGAACTGCGCGTGCCGTTCACCGTCGACCGGCAGCAGGTCGACGACGTCGAGCGCGGCGCCAAGGACACCGACTGGCAGCCGGTCAAGGACGCCGCCCGCCAGATCGCCTTCGCAGAAGACCGCGCGATCTTCGAAGGGTACGCCGCGGCCGACATCACCGGCATCCGCGACAGCTCCTCCAACCCGGCGATCACGCTACCCGCCGAGGTGCGAGACTACCCCGACGCCATCAGCCAGGCCGTGACCGCGCTCCGGCTGGCGGGCGTCGACGGCCCGTACACATTGGCTCTCAGCGCCGACACCTACACCGCTGTGAGCGAGACCTCTGATCACGGCTATCCGATCCACCAGCACATCGCCCGCCTGCTGGACGGCGACATCATCTGGGCACCCGCCATCAACGGGGCCTTCCTGCTGTCCACCCGCGGCGGCGACTTCGAACTGCGCATCGGCCAGGACCTGTCCATCGGCTACCTGTCCCACGACGCCACGAGCATCCAGCTGTACTTCCAGGAAACGCTGACCTTCCTCGCGTACACCGGCGAGGCCGTGGTGACGCTCACGGTACCGCCCCGGCCCGCCGGTTGAAATGGGCGGCGGGCTCGGCGGTCATGCATGGCTACCTGGCATGACCGGCATACCTCTCGCGTGGCTGGTGATGTAGAGGCGGCGAAGAGGAGTCGACGGCGCTGCCCCAGCACGGTCGACATCAACGCAGGTGGCACCGTGTCGAAGCGTATGGCCAGGAACTCCTCGCACAGTACGGCTGGCAGCAGGTGGCGCAACCGCATGGGCGCACGCTCAAGCCTGCGGGTGTCATGACTTCGGTGTGGCGGTTCCTGATCGGGCCGCCTCTGCGGGTGCGGGAGGTGTCCAAGGAGCAGATCACTCCGGCGGAGGGGCTGTCCGCGCTGTCGCTGGACGCTCTCACGTCGGTCGCGTACGGGCCGGAGGCGTGCCGGGGACGTGGTCGCGAGGTTGGCCGGCCTCGTAGAGTGTCCCGGGTGAGGAGACATATCGCGTTCGAGCGCTTGCATAATTTCCGGGATCTGGGCGGTTACCGCACCGAGGACGGCCGTACGGTGCGGTGGGGCCGCCTGTATCGATCTGACTCGCTGTCCAAGCTGCGAGGCGAGGATTGGAGCCGTTTTCTCGACCTGGGCGTGCGGACGGTGATCGACCTGCGCTATCCGTGGGAGATCGCCGCCAAGGGGCGTGTCCCGCACGACGACGGACTCGCCTACCACAATCTCAGCATCGAACACCGCCCTTACGACCAGGCCGGACTCTCCTCGGACATCGAGACCGCGCGCTTCCTCGCCGACCGGTACGCAGAGGTCGCTCTTGACGGGGTCGGGGAACTACGGCAGGCGTTGGAGGTCATCGCCTCGGATGACAGCGCGCCGTTGGTCATCCACTGCGCCTCGGGCAAGGACCGCACCGGAATGCTCGCCGCGCTCGTCCTGTCCCTGCTGGGGGTGGATGAGGACACCGTCATCGCTGACTTCGCGCTCACCGGGCTGGCCACCGACCGGCTCATCGCCGACTGGCACGCCGTCAACCCCGGCCGGACGTTGACGTGGCCCGGTTATGGTCAGGCGCCGGCCGAGATCATGCGTCTCTTCCTGGCGGACCTGGCCATCGACCACGGTTCCGTACGCGACTACGCCGTCACGCAGTTGGGCGTCGACGATGAACTGATCGTGGCGTTGCGCGGACACCTCCTGAGCGCGTGATCCGCGTGCCTTCGAGCCTGCGGGCGAGGCCGTAGACGGACATCGCGTTCATGTTCTTGGTGCGGCCGTAGCAGGCGAACGGGCGGAGACTCGGGATGCGCCCGAGGTCGCGTCCGGTCGCGCAGGCCAGGTCGCCGACCTCCGCGATCACGGCCGCGTTAATTGGGCTTGCCTCGGAGTCCGTCAGCGGAACTGGTGGAAGAACGCGCGGACGTCGTCGGTGAACAGGTCGGGTTCTTCCATCGCGGCGAAGTGGCCACCTCGGTCGAACTCCGACCAGTGGACGATGTTGTTGTCGCGTTCGGCGAGTCGCCGGACAGGGCGGGCCAGGTCGGCGGCGAAGACCGCCACTGCGGTGGGCGTTGCCAACGGCTCGGTGCGCGGTGGTTGGGAGGGATGGAAGGCCTCCCAATAGTGTCGGGCCGATGACCCGGCGGTCGCGGTAAGCCAGTAGAGCATCACGTTGGTCAGGAGCCGGTCGCGGGAGACCGCGTCCTCGGGCACGTCGGCGCAGTCCGTCCACTCCTTGAACTTCTCGACGATCCAGGCGAGCTGCCCGACCGGGGAGTCGGTGAGCGCGTAGGCCAGTGTCTGCGGCCGGGTGCCTTGGATCTTCGCGTAGCCCGACATCTCCGGTTCCGCGCTGATCAGCCGGTCAAGCCGTGCTTTGTCATCATCGGTGAGTCCAGCGGCCTCGGCAGGGTCGCTGGGAGGCGGCGTCAGCAGGGTGTTGAGGTGGACTCCGACGACATGGTCGGTGTCGATGGCGGCCAACTCCCGGGTGATCGCGTGGCCCCAGTCGCCGCCCTGCGCGCCGTAGCGGTGGTAACCCAGGCGCCGCATCAGCTCGGCCCAGGCCTTGGCGATCCGGTGCACATCCCAGCCGCCTTCGTGGGTCGGCCCGGACAGTCCGTATCCCGGGATGGAGGGGATCACCAGGTGGAAGGCGTCGGCCGGGTCGCCACCGTGAGCCCGGGGGTCGGTCAGGGGTCCGATGACGTCGAGGAACTCCACGATGGATCCGGGCCAGCCGTGGGTGATCAGCAGTGGCAGCGCATCGGTCTGGGCGGAACGGATGTGCAGGAAGTGGACGTTGGTGTTGTCGATCGTGGTCGTGAACTGTGGGAACCGGTTGAGATGTGCCTCGTGTTCCCGCCAGTCGTAGACGGTGCGCCAGTATGCGGTCAGCTCCTTGAGGTAGGCCATCGACACGCCCTGGGACCAGTCGGCGCCGGCTGGCTCATCCGGCCATCTGGTTGCGGCCAGGCGGTCGGCCAAGTCGTCCAGGTCGGCCTGCGGGATGTCGAGGATGAAAGGGCGGACGGCGGTCTCGGCGCGCTCGCTCATCCCGCGCCCTCGCCTTCAGGGGCGCCGGCGAGCGTGCGTGCGGCCGCCACGTCGTTCTCGTCCCAGCCCCAGTGGCCGTTGTGCTGGTGCTCCTTGGCCTGTTCGTCGATCCATCGACTGTGGGCCTCCCACGCCGCCTGCTTGCTGGTTCCCAGCGCGGCACCGATCTGCGACCACGAAGCACCGGCTTGGCGGGCGGAGCGCACGGAGAGCTGACGTCCGTAGCCCGCCTTCCGTGCGATCACCTCACCCAGCGCGAGAAGCTCCAGCGCCTCGCCCCGTGTCAGGGGCTCCGCTCCGGGATCAGGCGGCGTGAGCGCGGAGTCGTCCTCATCGGCCGGTGACGCCAGGGCATCACGGGCACGTAGCGCGTCATAGCGCGCGGCTGCGGTCAGCAGCGTGAACTGGCGTTCAAGCTCGTCGGGAGTAGACATCGCTCGAGTATTTCGTCAGATCAACTTGACGTCAAGCCTTCTTGACGTCAAGTTGATCTGACTTCGACTTGCGGGTCTCCTGTAGTCAGCTGTTTGTGAGCTGCGCCGACCGGCGCTGCAACCAGTCCAGCGGCTTGGTCAACCCGCGCCGTCGCGCCATGCCCCGCGTCGGCCCGGTACGGCGACGGTCGAACGCGACGATGTCAGTTCCCTGGCGTGCCTTCGTCGATGGTCCAGTGAACGCCGTGGGGGAGGAGGGAGTCCAGGAAGCCGGCAGGGTCGTAGGCCTGACCGGGAGCGAGCACGCCCGGCTTGGCCGAGTCGATGACCAGACGGCGGACGCTCTCGACGGCGATCACCGCGGTGGTGCCGTAGGTATCGGGCCCCTCCACCACCCCACGGGCCTGGCGGCCGTCGACGGCGGTGGCGTCGATCACGTAGGTGAACCGCTGGGTGCGGCGGCTGTCCTCGGTGGGGCCCTCGGGCAGCCCGGCGATGATCGCCGGGGTGATATGGAGGGCTCGCTGGACACCCGGGTGCCACCGGAGGTGGCCGAGCACCTGCTGCCCGTTCTGCGGGAGACCCTGTACGACCTGTGGGCTATGTGTGCCCCGCCGCAGGTAGGCCTTCCTCTACCTGGAGCCGGAAGGTGATC harbors:
- a CDS encoding biotin-independent malonate decarboxylase subunit beta, with protein sequence MTSAANPEDTHTDWTALLARTSFIELGARARATALPDNGTARELCGPFDRIESPWLEPQGIVPESDDGVVVVKGELDRRPAVVIAIEQAFQGGGIGEVSGAKIAAALSLAASDNRNGTPTVAVLLLETGGVRLQEANLGLATIAEVCSALLELRALQPVIGVIAGTLGCFGGMSIAAGLCTRLIMTRESRLGLDGPEVIESEAGLAEFDASDHTLIWSIDGGTQRTKTALADVLVLDDVTAVRSAVIDAVGHGVPDKHRSQRIGELRARLEAVDPANPPQPTDLAALWAKAVPPKGDRR
- a CDS encoding malonate decarboxylase subunit delta; this encodes MQTLNYEFAAGRLSGRQAHVGVVGSGDLEVLMTPESTGIARVRVRTSVDGFDTVWRAVLERFFARHGVAGSFELNDFGATPGVVTLRLRQAIEESKT
- a CDS encoding triphosphoribosyl-dephospho-CoA synthase, whose product is MIVISTGPPARARRSKLSAALLADMAVRALREEAQLSPKPGLVDRRGGGAHDDMDLPLLLASAEALRPTFWSIADVAGRMAVGVELREELGRLGRVGEATMLRITRGVNTHRGALWTLGLLVAAAADADDEREAARHAARLATLPDRHVPPGVVSHGERARQRYGVRGARSEAEAAFPHVVEVALPRLRRARTAGLAEEVARLDTLLEVMSLLDDTCVLHRGGLEGLRIVRSGAERVLAEGGAGTDSGHATLIELDERLQARRLSPGGSADLLSAALFLDMVPWPEHVARAERKVLACKR
- the mdcA gene encoding malonate decarboxylase subunit alpha; protein product: MNARNRGQAMAFGEAVTRDWTQRRTAKRERLEAVRSFASGRVLDAGRMRDALQVLLHPGDRVALEGDNQKQADFLAGALAGCDPNVVHDLHMLISSISLREHLDVFERGVARRLDFAYAGEQSVRMAQLLADGKVEIGAIHTYVELYARMFVDLIPDVVLLCAEQADREGNLYTGPNTEDTPTIAEAAAFHDGVVLVQVNELVDKVPRVDIPGDWVDLIVESPQPFALKPLFTRDPRHIGQVEILMAMMALRGIYERHGVTTLNHGIGFDTATIELILPTYGEELGLRGKICKHWTLNPHPTLIPAIESGWVESVHCFGGEPGTERYVAARPDVFFTGGDGSLRSNRVLCQLAGQYAVDMFIGSSLQIDACANSSTVTEGRLAGFGGAPNMGHDPHGRRHASPAWLSLLTGEAPALRGRKLVVQITQTFRSGGAPAFVESLDAVQVGKDAGMPIPPIMIYGDDVSHVVTEEGVAYLYKATSLADRRDAVAAVAGATPVGRNMDERRVEKLRREGLVALPEDLKVDVRKADRSLLAARSIEDLVAWSGGLYDPPAQFRTW
- a CDS encoding RidA family protein, whose protein sequence is MTREQIRTSGAPAPGGAYSQAIIANGFLYTAGTGPHDPATGEVVGDTITEQTQQVLRNLSALLAAQGLDFSDVVKVTTHLADLHRDYDAYNAVYEQALPSPYPVRTTVGSTLDRKLVEIDVEHRHGRAAHGGDTRQTEFFVAALASVVLRPRLPAALF
- a CDS encoding alpha/beta hydrolase is translated as MKPAHTGRRLKVIAPAVVIATSAVALSMTNAPAATATRASSTLTSRPLPCQSPGRSKPTVVLVHGAWADTSSWNGEVDSLQRAGYVVRAIANPLRNLTTDAASVADFLKTISGPIVLAGHSYGGSVITNAAAGIPNVKALVYVDAAAPDVGETTGRLSGSDSALNKNPQSLYDMVPYPGAPKGATDLYLKQNTFVRSFASDLPQNTAIRLWASQRPASTSAFTTPSKAAAWKTIPSWYFISTGDRIITPSSELSMAHRAHSKITEFHGGSHLTLISHPDTVTSVIGSAICSVR
- a CDS encoding Dyp-type peroxidase, translating into MTESGQGAVPQAVLSPLTRAAIFLVMTVDPGGESVARELLSNVSGLQRAVGFRVPEGRLSCVAAIGSQAWDRLFSGPRPAELHPFRELVGPVHRAVSTPGDLLFHIRAQRLDLCFGLASEIMERLYGAVTVQDEVHGFKYFDVRDLLGFVDGTENPVGPAANAAVLIGGEDPGFAGGSYVIVQKYLHDLRAWNALSVEAQERVIGRTKLSDIELDDAVKPADSHVALTTIVDPDGTERQILRDNMPFGAVGRGEFGTYFIGYARTPAVTERMLERMFLGDPPASHDRILDFSIPVTGTLFFVPDADFLDDLPDPPGATAESTSGADTAADTRAPSEGSLRIGDLKGSTAR
- a CDS encoding family 1 encapsulin nanocompartment shell protein, whose translation is MNNLHRELAPISAAAWADLEKEARRTFERHVAGRRIVDVPAPGGAQLSSVATGHLEAVTAPAEGVVARTRRLQPIVELRVPFTVDRQQVDDVERGAKDTDWQPVKDAARQIAFAEDRAIFEGYAAADITGIRDSSSNPAITLPAEVRDYPDAISQAVTALRLAGVDGPYTLALSADTYTAVSETSDHGYPIHQHIARLLDGDIIWAPAINGAFLLSTRGGDFELRIGQDLSIGYLSHDATSIQLYFQETLTFLAYTGEAVVTLTVPPRPAG
- a CDS encoding tyrosine-protein phosphatase, producing MTSVWRFLIGPPLRVREVSKEQITPAEGLSALSLDALTSVAYGPEACRGRGREVGRPRRVSRVRRHIAFERLHNFRDLGGYRTEDGRTVRWGRLYRSDSLSKLRGEDWSRFLDLGVRTVIDLRYPWEIAAKGRVPHDDGLAYHNLSIEHRPYDQAGLSSDIETARFLADRYAEVALDGVGELRQALEVIASDDSAPLVIHCASGKDRTGMLAALVLSLLGVDEDTVIADFALTGLATDRLIADWHAVNPGRTLTWPGYGQAPAEIMRLFLADLAIDHGSVRDYAVTQLGVDDELIVALRGHLLSA